One genomic region from Diabrotica undecimpunctata isolate CICGRU chromosome 9, icDiaUnde3, whole genome shotgun sequence encodes:
- the Ppox gene encoding protoporphyrinogen oxidase produces MSAVIVGGGLSGLSAGYYLLKKIPKQPITLLEASNRLGGWIKSNSLDNNVIFEEGPRTIRPHGPAAANTLSLIEDIGLGKDVLPIYSTQSAAKNRMIYVNGQLHFLPSSVGSLFKTIPPFTKPLVRYLAQDLFAFKKSVKDESIYEFTKRRFGIEFADYLISSMICGICAGNAKEISVNFLMKTMFDYEQKYGSIFRGLVRNIFNSNSNKSTLSELALRSKKERWSVYSFKNGLESLTQRLETSLKNDVLVELNTKCINLEIDSNKVFLQLNNGKSVETSKVITCISSENLAQLLRNQHPELSSLLDCIKSVTVGVVNLQYDQKLITKEGFGFLVPPRENLPILGVTYDSCCFPKGNNTVLTVMMGGAWFEQLFGKNPSEDLLLQTATEQLRSILNINEEPVRSKVSILEKCIPQYRVGHNETVERINEYIDDKKLPLYLCGSSYYGVGVNDVILSAKNAVDKIVS; encoded by the coding sequence ATGTCAGCTGTTATTGTTGGTGGTGGATTATCCGGCCTTTCAGCCGGTtattatttacttaaaaaaattccTAAACAGCCAATAACATTATTGGAAGCTTCGAATCGCCTAGGGGGCTGGATAAAATCTAATTCGTTGGATAATAATGTCATTTTTGAAGAAGGTCCACGAACAATTAGGCCTCATGGACCAGCCGCTGCAAACACCCTGTCATTGATTGAAGATATTGGTCTGGGAAAAGATGTACTACCGATTTATTCAACACAATCTGCAGCTAAAAACCGTATGATATATGTTAATGGGCAGTTACACTTTCTTCCCTCTTCTGTGGGaagtttatttaaaacaataCCACCCTTTACAAAACCATTAGTTAGATATCTAGCACAAgatttatttgcttttaaaaagAGTGTTAAAGATGAATCTATTTATGAATTTACAAAGAGGAGATTTGGAATAGAGTTTGCTGACTATTTAATAAGTTCAATGATATGTGGTATTTGTGCTGGCAATGCTAAAGAGATAAGTGTAAATTTCTTAATGAAAACTATGTTTGACTATGAGCAAAAATATGGAAGCATATTTAGGGGACTAGTAAGGaatatttttaattctaattcCAACAAATCTACACTTAGTGAACTAGCGTTAAGATCAAAAAAGGAACGCTGGAGTGTTTATTCATTTAAAAATGGTTTGGAGAGCCTAACACAAAGATTAGAAACTTCTTTGAAAAATGATGTATTAGTAGAACTCAATACAAAATGTATCAACTTAGAGATTGATTCCAATAAAGTATTTTTGCAGCTAAATAATGGAAAATCCGTAGAAACATCTAAAGTAATCACCTGTATTTCTTCAGAAAACTTAGCACAATTATTAAGAAATCAACATCCAGAATTGTCTTCACTTTTAGACTGTATTAAAAGTGTTACTGTAGGTGTGGTTAATTTGCAGTATGACCAGAAACTGATAACGAAAGAAGGATTTGGTTTCTTAGTTCCTCCTAGAGAAAACCTTCCAATACTGGGTGTTACTTATGACAGTTGTTGTTTTCCTAAAGGGAATAACACAGTACTGACAGTGATGATGGGTGGTGCCTGGTTTGAACAACTTTTTGGTAAAAACCCCAGTGAAGATTTACTCTTACAAACTGCTACAGAACAACTAAGatcaatattaaatattaatgaaGAACCGGTGAGATCCAAAGTAAGCATTCTTGAAAAGTGCATTCCTCAGTATAGGGTTGGACATAATGAAACTGTAGAAAGAATTAATGAGTATATTGATGACAAAAAGTTACCTCTGTATCTCTGTGGGTCATCTTACTATGGGGTTGGTGTAAATGATGTCATTTTATCTGCAAAAAATGCTGTAGATAAAATTGTTTCATAA